In Vibrio sp. FE10, the following are encoded in one genomic region:
- the rimJ gene encoding ribosomal protein S5-alanine N-acetyltransferase — MEDLSTPERIYKRDGNLILRTAEIDDANMISDYFQTNRDYLKPWEPIREDAFFDRTSWAQRLIKLNELHKMGLGYYCLLINDDTNEMLGTISFSNLSRFPFYACNVGYSLAESAQGHGYMRRGLSMAKDYMFDVQNMHRLMAGYMPHNERSAGVLEHLGFVREGFAKDYLQINGKWEDHVLTALVNPNWEDRRAV; from the coding sequence ATGGAAGATTTGAGCACACCAGAACGTATTTATAAGCGCGATGGAAACCTGATTCTACGCACCGCTGAGATAGACGATGCGAACATGATCAGTGATTACTTTCAAACTAACCGAGACTACCTTAAGCCTTGGGAACCGATTCGTGAAGATGCGTTTTTTGATAGAACGAGTTGGGCTCAACGCCTGATTAAGCTAAACGAGCTTCATAAAATGGGGCTAGGCTATTACTGTTTGCTTATTAATGATGACACCAACGAAATGTTGGGCACCATTTCATTCAGTAATCTATCTCGATTCCCTTTCTATGCGTGTAATGTCGGCTATTCGCTTGCTGAAAGTGCACAAGGTCACGGCTACATGCGCAGAGGTTTGAGCATGGCAAAGGACTATATGTTTGATGTTCAGAACATGCATCGTTTGATGGCGGGTTATATGCCTCATAATGAGCGCAGTGCTGGTGTGTTGGAACATTTAGGTTTTGTACGTGAAGGCTTTGCCAAAGATTATTTGCAGATCAACGGTAAATGGGAAGACCATGTACTGACTGCACTCGTTAACCCGAACTGGGAAGATAGGCGCGCTGTTTAG
- the tyrR gene encoding transcriptional regulator TyrR, whose translation MRLEVLCEDRLGLTRELLDILASKSIDLRGIEIDVKGIIYLNCPDINFDAFSELMAEIRRISGVKDVRKIQFMPSERHNTELIALLANLPDPVIAIDLKGSVDMANHAALNLFGKQEDEVIGEPLATFVPSFNFARWIEGDVTRHREVVVLEGLDFSIEILPIYLGGDVNEAVLASAVMTIRSCNQEMNSPDSIPEQNNLGFEHFVGVSNRHKALISQAKKLAMLDQPLLIEGDTGTGKEMLAKACHNRSNRASFPFLILSCASMPDDVAETELFGHAPGSFNHEQGHKGIFEQANGGTVFLDEIGEMSPHLQIKLLRFLQDGSFRRVGEEEEMHADVRIIASTRHRLSELADSGSFREDLFYRLNVLTLSIPALRERSNDVAPLLELFVAKYAQQLGMLKPKLTVELIDQLGNYQWPGNIRQLDNMVLRALTELDSDTLTVEQFHLPQLETMTAGMANLSLDGSLDEIMKDYESQILEKLYQSFPSSRKLAKRLNVSHTSIANKLRDYGIRKN comes from the coding sequence GTGCGTCTTGAAGTATTGTGTGAAGACAGACTCGGCTTAACGCGTGAGTTGCTCGATATCTTGGCCTCAAAAAGCATTGATTTAAGAGGAATCGAAATTGATGTTAAAGGCATTATTTACCTAAACTGCCCAGATATTAATTTTGATGCTTTTAGTGAACTTATGGCTGAAATTCGCCGAATTTCAGGTGTGAAGGATGTACGTAAAATCCAATTTATGCCGAGCGAAAGGCATAATACCGAACTGATTGCTCTGCTTGCTAACCTGCCAGACCCCGTGATTGCGATTGACCTTAAAGGCTCAGTCGACATGGCGAACCACGCGGCATTGAACCTATTCGGCAAGCAAGAAGACGAAGTCATCGGTGAGCCGCTAGCGACGTTTGTTCCTAGCTTTAACTTTGCTCGCTGGATCGAAGGCGATGTAACGCGCCATCGTGAAGTCGTAGTGTTAGAAGGTTTGGATTTCTCAATCGAGATACTACCGATTTATCTTGGCGGCGACGTTAACGAAGCGGTATTGGCAAGCGCAGTAATGACGATTCGTTCTTGTAATCAAGAGATGAACTCGCCAGATTCAATCCCTGAACAGAACAACCTAGGTTTTGAACACTTTGTTGGTGTCTCTAATCGTCATAAAGCCTTGATCAGCCAAGCTAAGAAATTGGCTATGCTGGATCAGCCTCTACTTATTGAAGGGGACACAGGTACGGGCAAAGAGATGTTGGCTAAAGCGTGTCATAACCGTTCGAACCGAGCGTCTTTCCCATTCTTGATTCTAAGCTGTGCATCAATGCCTGATGACGTGGCAGAAACTGAGCTGTTTGGTCATGCTCCGGGTTCATTCAATCATGAACAAGGTCATAAGGGCATTTTTGAACAAGCGAATGGCGGCACAGTATTTTTAGATGAGATCGGCGAAATGAGCCCGCATCTTCAAATCAAACTGCTGCGTTTCCTGCAAGACGGTTCATTCCGACGCGTAGGCGAAGAAGAAGAGATGCACGCTGATGTGCGCATTATCGCTTCAACGCGCCATCGTCTTTCTGAATTAGCTGACTCAGGTTCATTCCGTGAAGATTTGTTCTACCGTTTAAACGTTTTGACTCTGTCTATTCCGGCACTGCGTGAACGTTCAAACGATGTAGCACCGTTGTTGGAACTCTTTGTCGCTAAATACGCACAGCAATTGGGTATGTTGAAACCAAAACTGACGGTAGAACTTATCGATCAGTTAGGTAATTACCAATGGCCGGGTAACATCCGTCAACTTGATAACATGGTACTTCGTGCATTAACTGAGCTGGATTCGGATACGTTAACTGTTGAGCAATTCCACTTGCCTCAACTTGAAACCATGACGGCAGGAATGGCGAACTTAAGCTTAGACGGCTCACTCGATGAGATCATGAAAGACTATGAATCTCAGATTCTAGAGAAGCTGTATCAGTCGTTCCCATCGAGCCGTAAGTTAGCAAAACGTCTCAATGTTTCTCACACCTCAATTGCCAACAAACTGCGCGATTACGGTATCAGAAAGAACTGA
- a CDS encoding YcjX family protein, with protein sequence MKHLTQEMSDFISRGTDSHIRVAVTGLSRAGKTAFITSLVNQLLHTSTHKNLPLFSSSRDGRIIGAKRIPQHNMMISRFSYDEAMESLNAQPPEWPVPTRDVSEIRLAIKYKPAKGAKKLLSKNSTLYLDIVDYPGEWLLDLPLLDMDFDTWSQSQFAALKGDRETYSQEWNAMRGDIDLLADADEKKLVAVADSYTQYLHTCKSNGLHWVQPGRFVLPGELEGAPVLQFFPCVAPEGKFSKTSNYAVLKARYEEYQQKVVKAFYKNHFATFDRQIVLVDCLQPLNAGYDSFMDMRGALEQLLKSFKYGRSNMLRRLFAPKIDKILFAATKADHVTPDQHPNLVSLLQQMVHPAWQQAAFEHIDMSCMSIASIQATSAGYISSGSDNVPALQGVTLDNVPQTMYPGEVPRKLPNKQYWETNQFDFTSFRPMEQHSDEPCQHLRVDKVLEYLIGDKLK encoded by the coding sequence ATGAAACACCTAACTCAAGAAATGAGTGACTTTATAAGCAGAGGAACGGATTCTCACATTAGAGTAGCGGTCACGGGGCTTTCTCGTGCGGGTAAGACAGCCTTCATCACTTCGCTGGTTAACCAACTTCTTCATACGTCTACTCACAAGAATTTACCGCTCTTTTCATCGTCGAGAGATGGAAGGATTATTGGTGCTAAACGTATCCCACAACACAACATGATGATCTCGCGCTTTTCTTATGATGAAGCGATGGAGTCACTAAACGCGCAGCCACCAGAATGGCCAGTACCGACGCGTGATGTCAGTGAGATTCGCCTAGCTATCAAATATAAACCAGCCAAAGGTGCGAAGAAGCTGCTGAGTAAAAACAGCACCCTTTATCTCGATATTGTCGACTACCCAGGCGAGTGGCTACTTGATTTGCCGTTACTGGATATGGACTTTGATACGTGGAGCCAATCCCAATTCGCAGCATTAAAAGGCGATAGAGAAACCTATTCACAAGAATGGAACGCGATGCGCGGTGACATTGATTTGTTGGCCGATGCCGATGAAAAGAAACTGGTCGCCGTTGCCGATAGTTATACCCAGTATCTACATACTTGTAAGAGTAACGGACTGCACTGGGTACAGCCGGGTCGATTTGTATTACCGGGTGAGCTTGAAGGCGCGCCCGTATTGCAATTTTTCCCGTGTGTAGCACCCGAGGGTAAGTTCTCGAAAACAAGCAACTATGCGGTTTTAAAAGCGCGTTATGAAGAGTATCAACAGAAGGTGGTGAAGGCGTTCTATAAGAATCACTTCGCGACGTTCGATAGACAAATCGTGCTGGTGGACTGCTTACAACCACTTAATGCGGGCTATGACTCTTTCATGGACATGCGTGGTGCGTTAGAACAGTTATTGAAGAGTTTTAAGTACGGTCGAAGCAATATGCTAAGACGCTTGTTTGCCCCGAAGATCGACAAGATTTTGTTTGCCGCAACCAAGGCCGATCACGTGACTCCGGACCAACATCCGAACTTAGTGTCACTGTTACAGCAGATGGTACACCCTGCTTGGCAACAGGCGGCGTTTGAGCATATCGACATGAGTTGCATGAGCATCGCGTCTATTCAAGCGACGAGCGCGGGTTACATCTCGTCAGGTTCAGACAATGTTCCCGCGCTGCAAGGCGTAACCTTGGATAACGTGCCTCAAACCATGTATCCGGGTGAGGTGCCGCGTAAGCTGCCAAACAAACAGTATTGGGAAACTAATCAGTTTGATTTCACGAGCTTTAGGCCAATGGAGCAGCACTCCGATGAGCCCTGTCAGCATCTAAGAGTCGACAAGGTCTTAGAGTATCTCATTGGCGACAAGTTGAAGTAA
- a CDS encoding DUF2947 domain-containing protein: MSYTTLDEYQRKWIFTHQSMPLPAEDLEKIKPMTQARASQFWKENVSPQSPDAERLSSQDWPSKASNWNEEISWMANWEADEPEMPEEILNFIDWQDDVTVYFCYEKYNILETKWSVFKKHWKNFLFYDDGPILLGRRRSEALWFATNGTVKIGNRA, from the coding sequence ATGTCATATACAACTTTGGACGAATACCAAAGAAAATGGATTTTTACTCACCAGTCGATGCCATTACCAGCAGAGGACTTGGAAAAGATTAAACCAATGACACAGGCAAGGGCATCTCAGTTTTGGAAAGAGAACGTAAGCCCTCAAAGTCCTGATGCAGAAAGACTAAGTTCACAAGACTGGCCAAGCAAGGCATCTAACTGGAACGAAGAGATTAGCTGGATGGCAAATTGGGAAGCCGATGAGCCTGAAATGCCAGAAGAGATCCTTAACTTCATTGATTGGCAAGATGACGTAACTGTTTATTTTTGTTATGAAAAATACAATATCCTTGAAACTAAGTGGTCAGTTTTTAAGAAGCACTGGAAGAACTTTTTGTTCTACGATGATGGCCCAATTTTGCTAGGTCGCCGTCGTTCAGAAGCACTTTGGTTTGCAACAAACGGTACCGTTAAAATTGGTAACCGAGCTTAA
- a CDS encoding YcjF family protein, translated as MSELKTKQVFDEPLKTSFDEPNKNEVSPDLGAQQLFTEQEKFVPVAPQVETDLDGDTEQQLEQVIRPSKKKKWFGTGLLVAFSGLVGWQAIDSVITAIQTADWLALGWAGFIAAIASLGLGAIGKELWKLRSLKDHFSVQDQSEELLQSQSVGKGKAFCENIAKQGGIVAESPSYDKWRNSINPAHSDAEVLDMYDALVVSQQDKVATQIVTKFSTESAALVAVSPLAAADMLLVAWRNFTMIDKLADVYGIELGYWSRIKLFKLVLINMAAAGASELAIDASMDLVSMDLAGKVSARAGQGLGVGILTARLGLKAMSLLRPMPWHNDRKVKLSDLRKAVLSEIKRITLK; from the coding sequence ATGAGTGAATTAAAAACAAAGCAGGTCTTTGATGAACCATTGAAGACTTCGTTCGATGAGCCGAATAAGAATGAAGTGAGTCCAGACTTAGGCGCTCAACAGCTGTTTACAGAACAAGAGAAGTTTGTGCCCGTAGCACCACAAGTGGAAACCGACCTTGATGGTGACACTGAGCAGCAATTGGAACAAGTGATTCGACCGAGCAAAAAGAAGAAGTGGTTTGGAACGGGCTTACTTGTCGCTTTCTCCGGTCTGGTGGGCTGGCAGGCGATTGACTCTGTCATTACCGCTATTCAAACCGCTGACTGGTTAGCTTTAGGTTGGGCAGGCTTTATCGCAGCAATTGCTTCATTGGGTTTAGGCGCAATAGGCAAAGAGCTGTGGAAGCTGCGTTCGCTGAAAGACCATTTCAGCGTGCAAGATCAAAGTGAAGAGCTATTACAAAGCCAGAGTGTGGGTAAAGGCAAAGCATTCTGTGAAAACATTGCCAAGCAGGGCGGTATAGTTGCTGAGTCTCCTTCGTACGATAAGTGGCGAAACAGCATTAACCCGGCGCACAGCGATGCTGAAGTGTTGGATATGTACGATGCGTTGGTCGTGAGTCAGCAAGATAAGGTCGCGACTCAAATCGTCACTAAGTTCTCGACTGAATCAGCGGCCTTGGTTGCTGTGAGCCCATTAGCCGCAGCAGATATGTTGCTGGTGGCGTGGCGCAATTTCACCATGATAGACAAGCTTGCCGACGTCTATGGCATTGAGCTCGGCTATTGGTCTCGCATCAAGCTGTTCAAGTTGGTGTTAATCAACATGGCAGCGGCTGGGGCGAGTGAGCTGGCGATTGATGCGAGTATGGACTTAGTCTCGATGGATCTTGCAGGCAAAGTATCAGCGAGAGCAGGGCAAGGCCTTGGTGTTGGTATTCTTACTGCACGACTTGGTTTGAAAGCGATGTCATTGCTTCGACCTATGCCTTGGCACAATGACCGAAAAGTAAAACTATCCGACCTCCGCAAAGCTGTCCTTTCTGAAATAAAGCGCATTACGCTTAAATAA